The window GCAATTTTTCTTATGCCTATATTATTGTGtgctttttccaaagaaattccAGCATCCATCAGTAAAAAGTCTGCATCGAGATCAGTTCATTTGGAACCTGGCAAATGTTCCTCTTCTAGATCAGTACATTTATGCCTTGGGTCAGAACAAATACCGTGTAGTGGTGGAGCAAGTCATTGAACAGTTTAAAGGCAAAGTAATACCCAAGCTAAGCAGTTTCCGAGCCTGTGAGTATTTTATTCTCATTGTAATTATGTTGAACTGAGACACAGAAATTTCTTACAGGAGTTTGGCTCcatagagaaggaaaacaaaagtaatgaaaaaagtAAATCTCTTTTCCCTAGCCTAGACATGGACAAACACTGTGCTGAATGTGCACAGCACAGAGTAAGCCAAGAGAAATGTTCTGTCCAGTCAGGGTCAGTTCTTTATCTTTCTGATGAGTTTACTTCCAGTTAAGTTTATGATTTTCATGCTGTTTTATCAgcttaataaatatatatggaGAACAGTACTACCTTTCATAAAGGCCCAAACAAGTACTTAATCCAATTTTTGGAATTCAGTTGACATTGGTGATAATGTGACAGTTCTGTAATTAGAAGCTACTGTTGTGCATCTGTAATTAGAAGCTACTGTTGTGTAGAGTGTATCACAGCAGGCTGGAGCATGATCCTGTAATGCTTCTTCTTCTCCACTGCTGTTGGTCATCTGGCAATGCAATGGAGCTTCATGGGAAGCAGTAAAGGTGTGAAAGGCAGCACTTGATGCTGCAGGGGACTAGGGTGGTTTTGTAGCTGAGTGTTAGTTTGACATGCATCTTCCCAAAGCtgcattaattattaaattctGTTTCTATTTCTTCTGTGTTTAGGTATCAATCATGGAGACCTTAATGACCACAACATTCTAGTAGATTTCAGTTCTGCTTCCCTGGAGAATCCCCAGTACAGAGTGTCTGGCATCCTGGACTTTAGCGACATGAGTTACGGGTATTACGTGTTTGAGGTTGCGATAGCCATTATGTACATGATGATTGAGAGCCCAGACCCTCTGAGTGTTGGGGGACACGTTCTTGCAGGATTTGAGAGCATCCTGCCACTCATGGCCGAGGAGAGAGGTGCCCTCTTTCTCCTCGTGAGTGGGAGGTTTGCACAGTCCCTTGTCATTGCCGCCCACACGGCTCTGCTGTACCCAGAGAACAAGGAGTACCTCACAATCACGTCCAAAACTGGCTGGAAACACTTAATGACAATGTTTGAGGTGGGCCAGGAAGCTGTGGAGAAGATGTGGTTTGAGACTGCCCAGGCGTACACGCACCATGCACCTGCCCCGTGGGTCCGCGGCTGCTGATGtactgggggtgacaccggaCTGAATAAATCGGTAAAGGCTGGATGGGCCGCGTCCGCCGCGCTGTGTCCGCGGGCAGGGGCGGGACCAGGCTCATCTCCCCGAGAGAGAAAACCATTACCGCCCTCACGGCAGGCACAGGGGTGTGGCCATTACCACCTTCACAGCGCGGGGAGTGCATGTGACCATTATGCACCCTCATAGCAGGAGCCGGCACCTTTTCCGCCCTCACGCCGGGGGTGCGCTGGGACCATTACCTGCCCTCACACGGCACAAGTGTGGTGTGACCATTACCTGCCCTCACACGGCACAAGTGTGGTGTGGCCATTACCTGCCCTCACACGGCACAAGTGTGGTGTGGCCATTACCTGCCCTCAAGGCAGGGGTGTGGTGTGACCATTACTTACCTTCAAACAGCGGGCGGGACAAGGGCCGTTACTTGCCCTCACACGGTAGGGGTGTGGTGTCACCATTATTCTCCCTCACACGGCGGGCGGGACAAGGGCCGTTACTCGCCCTCACACGGCAGGGGTGTGGTGTCACCATTACTCTCCCTCACACGGCGGGCGGGACAAGGGCCGTTACTCGCCCTCACACGGCAGGGGTGTGGTGTCACCATTACTCTCCCTCACACGCAGGCGGAGCCGTTTCCCGCCCCTTTCGGCGGAGCGCGAGCACGCGCACGTGACCCTCCGGGCCGCGCGCGccagccccgccccgcggcgACAGGAAAGGGCGCAGGCCCCGCCCCGGGCTGGCACGCGGCACCGCGCAGGCTCGGCGGCCATTTCC of the Poecile atricapillus isolate bPoeAtr1 chromosome 11, bPoeAtr1.hap1, whole genome shotgun sequence genome contains:
- the HYKK gene encoding hydroxylysine kinase isoform X1, which codes for MSSGNDCQPQNLTKPALGEREAAELVDRVFGLKVSWIRSLPSYDDQNFHVHVSAEGADEYVLKITNSEDSQQPDLIEVQTQAMMFLSAEGFPSATPYLTKDGNIMSLESGGTGPGSKKYMVRLLTYLPGTPVAKITTNAQILYEIGRLAASMDKVLSEKFQHPSVKSLHRDQFIWNLANVPLLDQYIYALGQNKYRVVVEQVIEQFKGKVIPKLSSFRACINHGDLNDHNILVDFSSASLENPQYRVSGILDFSDMSYGYYVFEVAIAIMYMMIESPDPLSVGGHVLAGFESILPLMAEERGALFLLVSGRFAQSLVIAAHTALLYPENKEYLTITSKTGWKHLMTMFEVGQEAVEKMWFETAQAYTHHAPAPWVRGC
- the HYKK gene encoding hydroxylysine kinase isoform X2, with the protein product MSSGNDCQPQNLTKPALGEREAAELVDRVFGLKVSWIRSLPSYDDQNFHVHVSAEGTGPGSKKYMVRLLTYLPGTPVAKITTNAQILYEIGRLAASMDKVLSEKFQHPSVKSLHRDQFIWNLANVPLLDQYIYALGQNKYRVVVEQVIEQFKGKVIPKLSSFRACINHGDLNDHNILVDFSSASLENPQYRVSGILDFSDMSYGYYVFEVAIAIMYMMIESPDPLSVGGHVLAGFESILPLMAEERGALFLLVSGRFAQSLVIAAHTALLYPENKEYLTITSKTGWKHLMTMFEVGQEAVEKMWFETAQAYTHHAPAPWVRGC